One Punica granatum isolate Tunisia-2019 chromosome 3, ASM765513v2, whole genome shotgun sequence genomic window carries:
- the LOC116201544 gene encoding NAC domain-containing protein 79-like has protein sequence MIMASALNMPSGFRFHPTDEELVRDYLVRKCAGLLPATPIIAEVDLYQWDPWKLPEKALYGEEEWYFFSPRDRKYPNGMRPSRTAGIGYWKATGADKPIGQPTTLGIKKSLVFFAGKSPQGFKTNWIMHEYRLANVDRSLSIGRRNKLRLDDWVLCRIYNKKGIIEKYSIPKTNSLQVQQVYEKNEPPVPLQFGMPFYPPPMDNNCPPLMNNCPPAHLTSNEVPHVMETSGFGQPKNNEASPIIKTLDSVPKLQGELSDSRRVNSPLYRQSHPMNNCPPVCPASNEVPYTKETSGFGWPKNKEASHIIKTSDSFPKLQDKLSGSGHVNSPLYRQSPPMNNYPPPAMNNNCPPVYPTNNQGPHIMETSGLGRSTNNEASHIMENSDSVPKLQGESSSSEHVNSPDLMSSKEVQSETNWEEFQEQMEDFDPSMLEHLWDDDDDCFRTKALPLMDQLSPLPQVSPMQQVSPMQRISSMHQDSPLHEMFLRPQ, from the exons ATGATAATGGCTTCTGCCCTGAACATGCCTTCCGGTTTTAGGTTCCACCCGACCGACGAGGAGCTTGTGCGGGATTACCTTGTCCGGAAATGCGCCGGTCTACTCCCGGCCACACCCATCATTGCTGAGGTCGACCTGTACCAGTGGGACCCGTGGAAACTTCCCG AGAAAGCGTTGTATGGTGAGGAGGAGTGGTACTTCTTCTCGCCTAGGGATAGAAAGTATCCTAATGGCATGAGGCCGAGTAGGACAGCAGGAATCGGCTATTGGAAGGCCACTGGGGCTGACAAGCCCATCGGGCAGCCGACAACGCTTGGGATCAAGAAGTCGCTCGTCTTCTTTGCTGGAAAATCCCCCCAAGGTTTCAAAACAAACTGGATTATGCATGAGTATCGCCTTGCTAATGTGGACCGATCCCTCAGTATTGGGAGGAGGAACAAACTGCGG CTTGACGACTGGGTTCTTTGTAGAATATACAACAAGAAGGGGATTATAGAGAAGTATTCAATACCGAAGACAAACTCGTTGCAGGTCCAACAAGTTTATGAGAAGAATGAGCCCCCGGTTCCACTGCAATTTGGCATGCCGTTTTATCCGCCGCCCATGGATAACAATTGTCCGCCGCTAATGAATAACTGTCCGCCAGCCCACTTGACGAGCAATGAGGTCCCTCATGTAATGGAaacctcgggcttcggccagcCAAAGAACAACGAGGCCTCTCCCATAATTAAAACTTTGGACTCAGTCCCCAAGCTGCAGGGCGAGTTGAGCGACTCAAGGCGTGTGAACTCGCCGCTCTATCGGCAGTCGCATCCCATGAACAACTGTCCACCAGTCTGCCCGGCGAGCAATGAGGTCCCTTATACAAAGGAAACCTCAGGTTTTGGCTGGCCGAAGAACAAGGAGGCATCCCACATAATTAAAACCTCGGACTCTTTCCCCAAGCTGCAAGACAAGTTGAGCGGCTCAGGGCATGTGAACTCTCCGCTCTATCGACAGTCGCCGCCGATGAACAACTATCCGCCACCAGCCATGAACAACAACTGCCCACCAGTCTACCCAACGAACAACCAAGGCCCCCACATAATGGAAACCTCGGGCTTGGGCAGGTCAACGAACAATGAGGCCTCTCACATAATGGAAAACTCGGACTCGGTCCCCAAGCTGCAGGGCGAGTCGAGCAGCTCGGAGCATGTGAACTCGCCAGACTTGATGTCCAGTAAGGAGGTCCAGAGTGAGACCAACTGGGAGGAATTCCAGGAGCAAATGGAGGATTTCGACCCATCTATGCTGGAGCATCTATGGGACGACGATGATGACTGTTTCAGGACTAAGGCTCTGCCTCTGATGGACCAGCTCTCCCCTCTGCCGCAGGTCTCCCCCATGCAACAGGTCTCCCCGATGCAGCGAATCTCCTCTATGCATCAGGACTCGCCTCTACATGAGATGTTCTTGCGGCCCCAATAG